The Perca fluviatilis chromosome 2, GENO_Pfluv_1.0, whole genome shotgun sequence genome includes a region encoding these proteins:
- the tmem160 gene encoding transmembrane protein 160, with translation MAFLSLFMRRQLPPAVSHFVRNVKLVRPPCAGAPLRRLHGSSRLRLGDKGPWVKSRGPEQQQYPLTDLDKADALMLRKSHETGFLSWFRNGLLATGIGVIAFVQSEVGREAGYAFFILGGVCVSFGGASYIGSLFTLRRMMLLSVPALLLQSATVCSVALFWLCAVSLYIGRLEVEIIHEGEEGEDEDECRECRERREHRGYRGSHNSRHHDSEDSDGKGPNK, from the exons ATGGCTTTCCTGAGTTTGTTCATGAGAAGGCAGTTGCCGCCGGCCGTGTCCCACTTTGTCCGGAACGTGAAGCTGGTCCGGCCTCCCTGCGCCGGAGCCCCGCTGCGGAGGCTGCACGGCTCGTCCCGGTTGCGGCTCGGAGACAAGGGACCGTGGGTGAAGAGCAGGGGGCCGGAGCAGCAGCAGTACCCGCTCACAGACCTCGACAAGGCGGACGCTTTG atgctGAGAAAGTCCCACGAGACAG GATTCCTCTCGTGGTTCAGAAACGGTCTGCTAGCGACTGGGATCGGAGTCATCGCGTTTGTCCAGAGCGAAGTGGGACGAGAAGCAGGATATG CCTTTTTTATcctgggaggtgtgtgtgtgtcgtttggCGGTGCCTCGTACATTGGCAGCCTTTTTACCTTGCGGAGGATGATGCTGCTATCTGTGCCAGCGCTGCTGCTCCAGAGCGCCACAGTGTGCAGCGTCGCCCTCTTCTGGCTCTGTGCGGTATCTCTCTACATCGGCCGCCTGGAGGTGGAGATCATCCacgagggggaggagggagaggatgaGGATGAGTGCCGGGAGTGCCGCGAGAGGCGCGAACACCGGGGTTACCGTGGCTCCCACAACAGCAGACATCACGACAGTGAGGACAGTGATGGCAAGGGGCCGAACAAGTAG